The Microbacterium trichothecenolyticum sequence CTGGAGCCCGAGCAGCGCCTCGGTGAGCTCGGTCTGCCCGTTGCCCTGCACACCGGCGATGGCAAGCACCTCACCGCGGCGCACGTCGAAGCTGACGTCGTTGACGACGAGCTGACCGATCGCGTCGACGACGGTGAGGTTCGACACGGCGAGACCCACCTCACCGAGCATCGGCTGCTCCTTCTGCACGGTGAGCTCGACGGCGCGGCCGACCATGAGCGAGGCGAGCTCGGCATTGGAGGCGCGCGGATCGGCCTCGCCGACGACCTTGCCGAGGCGGATGACGGTGATGCGGTCGGCGACCTCGCGCACCTCGCGGAGCTTGTGCGTGATGAAGACGATCGAGGTCCCCGATGCCTTGAGCTGGCGCATGATCGCCATGAGCTCGTCGGTCTCCTGCGGGGTGAGCACGGCCGTGGGCTCGTCGAACACGAGCACCTTGGCATCCCGCGAGAGGGCCTTGATGATCTCGACGCGCTGCTGCACGCCGACCGGCAGGTCGTCGACGAGAGCGTCGGGATCGACGTCGAAGCCGAAGCGGTTGGAGATCTCCGTGACCTTCGCGCGGGCGGCGGCGAGATCGAGGCGGCCGCCGAAACGCGTGGGCTCGTGACCGAGCATCACGTTCTCGGCGACGGTGAAGACGGGGATGAGCATGAAGTGCTGGTGCACCATGCCGATACCGGCGCGCATCGCGTCGCCGGGGCCGGAGAAATGCTGGACGACGTCGTCGAGCAGGATCTCCCCGCCGTCGGCCTGATACAGGCCGTACAGGACGTTCATCAGGGTGGACTTGCCGGCACCGTTCTCGCCGAGCAGGCAGTGGATCTCTCCGGCCTCGACGGTGAGGTCGATGTGATCGTTCGCCACCAGGGATCCGAAGGTTTTCGTGATCCCGCGGAGTTCGAGCTTCATGTTCCCGATCCTAGGTTCTGCGGCGCCGGAGGCGGCAGGCATCCGGCGGGACGACCCGCTTCGTGGGCGGGGCGGTACGAGCGGAGGCGGCGCAACGAGCCACCGTGGTGCGAGGACGGACGCGGATACCCGCCCCGCCATAAGGGAGGGGAGGCCGGCGCGATGCCGGCCTCCCCGGGGGAGTGCGAAGACTCAGCCGGCGAGGTAGGACTCGACGATGATCTTGCCGCTGATGATGTCGGCCTTGAGGGCGTCGATCTTGCTCGTCAGCTCAGCGGGAACACGGTCGGACCAGTCGTGGTACGGCGCGATGCCGACGCCGTCGTTCTCGAG is a genomic window containing:
- a CDS encoding ABC transporter ATP-binding protein → MKLELRGITKTFGSLVANDHIDLTVEAGEIHCLLGENGAGKSTLMNVLYGLYQADGGEILLDDVVQHFSGPGDAMRAGIGMVHQHFMLIPVFTVAENVMLGHEPTRFGGRLDLAAARAKVTEISNRFGFDVDPDALVDDLPVGVQQRVEIIKALSRDAKVLVFDEPTAVLTPQETDELMAIMRQLKASGTSIVFITHKLREVREVADRITVIRLGKVVGEADPRASNAELASLMVGRAVELTVQKEQPMLGEVGLAVSNLTVVDAIGQLVVNDVSFDVRRGEVLAIAGVQGNGQTELTEALLGLQDRVEGSIVLDGAELNGRSVRAVLDAGVGFVPEDRKEDGLVGEFSIAENLMLDRADGAPFVRGGAIQLSTLAAFAREKVSEFDVRTPSIETPVGRLSGGNQQKVVLARELSRDLRLFVAAQPTRGVDVGSIEFIHKRVIETRDSGVPVIVVSTELDEVTALADRIMVMYRGRVVGIVPGDTSRDVLGLMMAGEAPQNEGVAA